The Kitasatospora kifunensis genome contains the following window.
GCGGTCCAGCCGATCGCCCCCGACGGCCGCTGGGAGCACGCCCCGCTCTACGTGGTCGAGGTCGCCTCCGCCGACGTCACGGTGCTGGCCCGCCTGGGCGCCGAGCTGCGCCGCGCTCTGTCGAGCGAGCCCGGCACCGCCGGCCTGCGCGAGTTCCTGGACCAGGTCGCCGAGTGGCGCTCCAGCGAGGACCCGTCCGGTGGACCGGTGACCACGGCCACTGTTGTTCGCGAGGCGCTGCAGGGTGTTGCCGTGCTGCTCCAGGAGCAGGGTCTCCCCGAGGAGCTGGACGGGCAGATCGCTGCCGCTGACCCCGGCCGGCGGGCAGTGCTGGAGAGGGATCGGCAGGCCCGGGCGGACACCGTGCTGCTGACGGACTTGGTGCGCGCTCACGGCCCGGGTGAGCGGGTTGTGCTCTCCCCCGCCGAGGACGCGGCCTATCGCCGGATCACCAACCGGCTGATCCGCTCCACCTCCGTCTCCGCGCATGCCGCCGCCGAGACCCGCTTCACCTTCTGACTACCGAGGAGATCCGATGACCACCGCCCTGCTCAGCACGCCTTCGCCGACCAGTGAGGTCACCGGCAGCCTGGAGGCCCAGCGATGACCGGCCTGGACGCACTGGCCGCGCACCTGGGATGGGACAGCCCCAGGCATCGGGACAGCTGCGTTGCCACCGGTTGGGAGGTCGACTACCGCCAGGACCCCGACCGCGACCGGCACGACTCCGCCAGCCACGGCTGCGCCGCTGAGGAGTGCAGCCACCGGGACACCTTCCGCCGCCTGCAGATGCGCATCTTCTGCCGGGCCTGCGGGGCGGCCACCCTCCTGACCGCCGAGGAGCCGAGGGAGCACGGCCTGCGCACCACTGCCCAGCTCGGATACGGCACGGCCCCGCGGAAGGTCGCCGGGCTGTGGGTCTTCACCGGGCCGCCGCCGGAGCTCGGCCTGCTCAGCGACCGGCCCGGCGAGCCGATCTGGCACTTGGTCACCCGGCGAGCCACCGACAGGCTGGAACCCGGCGACGTCCTCGGCTGCGCCTGGCCGGCCGTCGGGCCGCGCGGCGGGAGCGGATTCCGTGCGGCCGCCGAGCCGACGACCCTCGGTACGCCGCAGTGGGACCGGCCCGCTTCCCGGGTCTTCGCCCAGCACGCCACCCAGCACTTCCCGACCCTGCCCGCTGCCGTGAGTTGGATCGGCGCAACCGTGAAGGAGACCTCTCGATGACCTCGAAGGAACAGTCCGCGCTCGCGGCTGGAGTCGACCCGCTGATCGTGGACCGGGTCCGGGAGATCTGCGCCCTGGCCGGACTGCCGTGGTCCGAGGCTGGGTACGACCCCGGGGTCTACCTGGAGCCTTGTCCGGACGAGGGAGGCGAGGGCACCGCTTCCTTCGGCTGGCACCCGTCGCGGCGTCTGCAGGTCGTGGACACCGACCTCGCAGCCGAACGCGGGGGGCTCGGGACGCTCGACCGCGCCCTTGGCGAGATGATGCAGCCGCTCCTGGCACGCATCTTCCGGGCCGGCGGACTGGAGGTCCGCCCGCACCCGGTGACCGACGAGGAGCTCATCTACAGCGTGCGAGGCCCCTCACCCAGCCGCTGACGAGCTTGGATATGACGGTGGGGCACTCGCGCAGCGACGCGCGAGTGCCCCACCGTCATATCCAGGCGGGTAGACCCAGACGACCAGGTCGGCCGCCGCTCAGCGCCCGCGTTCTGCCACGTGGTAACAGTTCGCCAGATGGGTGTTGGCCCGTCCGCAGGTCGCGGCGGTTACTCCACTGGGGATCGGCCAGTGACGGGCCCGAGGACCTGGACGCCCGTTTCCAGTGGAAACCCGCATCTTTCACACGAAGGTGTGGCCACCGTCTAGCGTTTCCAGTGGAAACGCTAGCCTCGCTTGGACGCAGGACGACGAGACGTAAGGAGACCCGTGCCCCCTAAAACCAAGATCTACAGGACGCCCCTCAACCAGCCGACTCCGACGGAGGCGACCAAGCCGAAGCCGGTGGCCAGCATCAAGGTGATCACCAGTCTGAAAGGGGTGTCCAGCGCGAAGGACTCGCTGTACCAGGACGGTGTCCGCCCCGGTGACACCGTCGAGCTGGACCTCGACACCCTGTGCCCGAGTCCCTTCAACCGCCGGGAGATGAAGGGCGTCGAGGAGCTGGCTGCCAGCATCGAGCAGGTAGGGCTGATCCACAACATCAGCTTCATCCCGGCTGACGTGTGGCTGGCTGAGTACCCCGACACCAAGGACAAGATCACCACGCCGAACGTCCTCCTGGTCGGTGAGCACCGGTGGCGGGCGTTCCAGCTCCTTGAGAGGAAGTCCATCCCTGCGGTGCTGCGCTCCGACCAGGTCGGCGAGGCTCGCTTGATCATCCTGATCGAGAACGTCCGGCGTTCCCAGCTCTCGATCCTGGAGGAGGCCGAGATCTACCGGGAGCTGCAGGACAGCGGGAAGTCCCTCGCGCAGATCGCCAAGGAGGTCGGCGAGACGGCCAAGGGCGCGCTGTCCAAGGGGACCGTCTCCAAGCGGCTCAAGCTGCTGTCACTGGACCCCCAGCTCTTGGACGCGCTGAGGGAGGGCAAGCTCCGGACCAGCGCCGCCGAGCACCTCGCCGACCTCTCCACGCCAGCGCAGCAGAAAGCCGCCCTGGCCCTGGTCCTGTCCGGGATGAACGCGATCGAGGCGTGCAACACGATACTGACGGCCCCGCAGGCCGAGGAGCCCGTCGATGCCGCCGAGGGCGTGGAGCCGGCGGTGGAGCCGGCGGCCGGGGACAGCACGGAGGGGCAGATCCCCGCGCAGCCGTCCGGCAGCGGCGCGCCGGCCCGCTCGACGGAGCCCAAGGCCGCGAAGACGTCGAAGGCACCGGCAGGTGGCAAGTCCTCGGCGGTGGCCGGCCTGGTCTCCTCCCGGTCGCGGGCCGAAGAGGTCATGGAGCGGGAGCGGAGAGAGGCTTCCGCCGACCGGGACGCGGCGTGCCAGAGGCTGGTGGAGAACCTGGACGTTATGGCGGCCGAGTCACAGGATGACCTGCTGCGGGTCTTCGCCGTCGCAGCCCTGCTGCCGCCCCAGCAGGCGCCAGCACAGCAGCGGGCGTTCAGGTGGCTGCAGGCTCTGGGGCGCAACAACGGCCACGCCAACGCCGCCGCCTTCTTCGACGCCGTCGGCAAGTCCCCCGACGAGAAGGAGGTGCGCGCCGCCGCGTTCGCGAGCGCCCTTGCGGCGTGCGAGCTGCGGACCGCCGGGCGCCGCCAGACGTGGGGCCCGCGGGAAGTCGGGCACGTGCAGTTCCTGATCGACGTGGCGCAGTACAAGCCGGAAACTGCCTGGGAGCTGCGGCAGGTCGGACTCAGCGCGGGAGGTGTGCAGTGAAGGCGCTCCCGAGGAAGATCACCGACAAGGGGTTCCGGCCGGATGGCCGCAACTGGCCGCTGATCGTCTCGTTCATGATCGACTGCGGTGGATCGACCAAGTCGAGCACGGGGACGGCCCTTGCGGTCGAGGCTGCGCGGCGCGGCTATCGCGGCCTCTACCTGGACCTCGACGCCAACAGGTCCGGGTCGAGGGTCCTGGGCTATGACGACACCGCGCTTGAGGGCCGTCCGACGGTTGCCGACCTGGTCGTCGGCAAGGCCACCTTGGACGAGGTCGCCGTGCCGGCGCGGGTCAGGATCGGGCCTGGATACAAGGAGAACGCGTTCGAGACCATCCCGAACCTGCGACTCCTGCCCGCTTCCCGAGACCTGTCGGGTGCGGACACCACGATCGCGGTCGGGAGCTACGGCGACTGGTTCGTCAACCTCATGCACAACTACGAAGGTGACGACGAAGTTCTCTGGGCCGACTTCCCCGCCAAGTACGGCAAGCTGCCGTACTCGGTGGCCCGGATGATGGACGAGAGCGATGCCCTGATCCCCTCGGTGCGGGCTGACCCGAAGGACCTCAAGCTGGTCCCGGACCTGTTCACGGAGCTGGAGGATATCCGGGCGAAGAACGCGGGCAACCGCTTCGTCCCGGGCCGTCCTACGGTGAGTCACATGGTCTTGACTAGTACTCCGACTGCCAGCTACACCGAGGCGCTGCCCCAGCGTGCGATCGACCTGGCGGAGAATCTGTACGGGCACCTCCTGCTGCCCTACGTCCGCTACTCGGCGGAGGCGAAGAAGATCTACGAGAGCGACTGCCCGATCGAGTACCTGGCGCCGCACTCGTACCCGGCGGAGGACTACCGGAAGATCGTCACCGCGTTGGGCTTCGAGAGGCGCCCTGCTGCCTGATCCGCCGCCAGAAACGCCAGATGGCCCCTCGGACCGACGTGGTCGGTCCGAGGGGCCATCTGGCGTTTCCAGTGGAAACGGCGGGGTGTCAGGCCGCGAGCCGCAGCAGCTCGCGCAGGGCCAGGGTGATGCGGCGCGGCAGCGAGGGTCGGCGGCCGCGGCGGCCGCGGCCCTTGGCGCGGTACATGGCGGCATCGGCTTTCCCTAGGATCCCGGAGAGGGCGTGCTTCTCGGCGGTGACCGTCTTCGCGGCGCCGACAGACGCGCCGATCGGCAGGAGGCGCCCGCGGTACTCGACCGGCTGCGCCAGGATCTGCCGCAGCTCGGCCACACGCCCGTCGAGGTCTTCGCCGGTGTAGGGGACAGCGACGACGAACTCGTCACCACCGAGCCGCCCGGCGCCGCCGCGCGGGCCGCACCAGCCGGCCAGACGCTGGGCGGTGGCGGCCAGGACGGCGTCGCCGGCGGCGTGGCCGTACGTGTCGTTGACGGCCTTGAACTCGTCCAGGTCGCAGAGGAAGACCGTGGTGGGCCCCTCGGCGACGAGCCGCTCGGCGAACTCCGTCCACCCGGCTCGTGTGGCCAGGCCGGTGACGGGGTCGCGGCGGGCGGTGTGGAGCTTGGCGGCCAGCTGCTCCCGGTCCTCCAGGAGCTCCTGGAGGACCGGGAGCAGGTCGGCGAGGTCCTGGTGGACGAGCCGGGCGACGGATGCGCGGTCGTCGCCGCCCAGGGAGGCCAGGGCGCGGGAGTGGATGTCGAGGTGGTGCCGGGCGCGGTCCAGCAGATCGGCCGGGGCGGTCATGGTGATGGTGTTCCTCTCCGTGCTCGTGCGGGGGCGTGGCGCGTCGGCTGGTTGTCAGTTCCTGGGCGGCGGGTGGTCGGGTGGGGCCGGAAGGCCGGTGTTGTGGGTGTCGGTCATGATGGTGGTTCCTGCTCTGCTGATGCGGGCTGGGAAGCTCGGGGCGGCCGGATTTGCTGCCAGGCGGTGCGGCCGCCCCGAGGCGGATTCAGGACTGGTTGTCGTGCGCGGCCGAGCCAAGGGGGGTCGGGCCGGTCTCGAAGCTCAGCCGGGCCATGTCCATGTAGAGCGCGGTCTCGTGCAGCTCTTCGGCGTGCTCGGCGTCGTCCCGCTCGTCGCGGCGCGCGTACCGGTCTGCCAGCAGGTTGAAGAGGCTGGTGAGTGCGCCGAGCAGGCGCGCGTCGCGAAGGGCCTCGACCTTGGCGTCCAGGTCGGCGTTCGGTTGCTGCAGGTCGAAGTGCAGTTGGCCGATGGCGATGGCGGCCTCTGCGGCCCAGTCGTCTTCCTCGGGGGTGCCGGGGCGGCCGTCGGTGTCCGGCTTGCTCAGGTCGACCATCGGCAGCTCGCCCGTCTCGGGGCCGGTGGTGGAGTCCTGGCGGGCCGGGCGCAGTGCGGTGCGCACGATCTGGCCGGCTCCGAGGGAGGCGATCGCGCCGAGGTAGAGCATCGGGGAGGCGTGGCTGGTGGCGGTCTGCCAGAGGAATTCGCCGAGGAGGACCCCGGCGACGACGTCGCTCGTGACGCTGAGGGTACGGCCGAGGGTGTTGAGCCGGGTGACGGCCGTGGCGGCCGGATCGGCGGTGGTGTGGCTGCGGTGGCGGTCGATGATGCGGATGGTCATGAAGTCCTCGCTCTCGAAGTGGGCCGGGCGCCCTGCCCGGTCTCTCGCACTGTCCCGTGGGGCAGTTGGCGGTGTGTCAGAAGACTCGCACTCGTTAAGTGAGATTGTCAACCTCACTCAACGAGATGGCTCGTGAGTCACCTGCCGCCACGACGACGGCCAGGCGCTGCCCCACACCGATCCCGCCGGATCACGGCCCGAGCAGCGGAAGCTCGGCACCGCGATCGGGCGGGATCGGTCAGTCGGCGTGCCGGAGTTGGTCGGGCGCGAGCACCGCCCAGCCCCAGAAGAACTCCAGGACACGGCCCCGGAGGCGCGCGACGACGTAGGTGCCGTTGCTCTGCCGCGCCACCACGCGGCCCCGGCGGCCGGCATAGCGGCCCGCGGTGACGCTCACCCAGTCCGTGGCAGCGAAGACGCCGGGCAGCCGGACCGGGTGGCCCGCGCTGTCGATGACGTCGCGCAGGCGCAGGTAGCGGGCGAGCGCGGGGAGGTCCAGGAGTTCACCGTCCTCGACCCAGTCCCGGGCGATCTGCCGATCGGCGGCGAGGTCGTCCGCGACCACTCGCAGCGCCGCAGCGACCGCGCCGGAGCCGAGCGCCTCCAGGGCGGTACGGGACGGGCGCGTCGGGTCGGCGATGTAGGCGATCCGCTCGGGGCGGGCTCGGCGGGTGCTGCGCACGGTGGTGCTCCTCACTGCTGGTGGGGCGGACGGGTGACCTGGAGGCCGGATCCGCCCGACTGCTCCCAGGCGGCGTTCCGGACCTGCTGGCGGCTGTGGCAGTCGGGGCAAGGCCTCGGGTCGGGGTTCGCGATGATCCCCTCAGCCCGGCAGGTCAGGCAGCGCTGCACGCCGTTCGGGTCGCCAGGGTCAGCGATCGGGGCGGGCAGAGCTGGCAGCAGGCCGGCCGCCCGGGCGGCCACGACCTCTTGGCGCAGGTAGGCACGGGGGCCACCCTCGGCGGCCCACTGAGGGCTGGCTGGGCCGTGCCCACCGAGGTGCGCACCGTGCTGCTGGTCGTACAGCTGGACCAAGCACCCGGCGTGGGCGGCGGCACCCACGGCCTGGTCGTCGCGGTCGGCGTCCATCGTGATCGACAAGAGGTCGAGCGTGGCGGCGCGGTGCAGCAGGCCGAGGCGCTCGTCGGTGGGCCGGTTGCCGAGCTGGGCACGCAGTCGCAGCCACAGCGCGAAGCTGTAGCCGGCGGGGTCGGCGATCGGCGGCAGGTCGTCGGGCAGCTGCCCGTAGGTGGCGGTCGGGGAAGGGGCGTCGAACTCGATCACGGGGTCTCCCATGAAGAAGGTGGCCCGCCCTGGAGAGGGTGAGCCACCGGGATCTGACGTCGGGTCGGTGTCGGGAAAGGTCAGGTGTACTCGGTCAGGTCCACCGCCTCCACCGGCTCGGTCTCGGGGACGGCCAAGGCCTTCTTCGCCTTCGCCGCCTGCTTGCGGCCGCGCTGGCCGGCCGCGCGCCGCTTGGCGATGCGCTCCTGGCGCGCCCGCTCGGCCGCCTCCCCGCGCAGCCGGGCCTGCTCGGCCTTGTGGGAGCGGGCGGCAGCCGCTTCCGCCGCCTTGTGCTCGCGCAGTCGCTGGGCCTCGTCGGCCTTGTGCTGCCGGGCGGACGCGATCTCGAACGCCTTGGACTCGCGGACGCGCTGTGCCTCCGCCCGCCCCTCGGCTCGGGTCTGCACGGCTTCGTTGCGCTTGGCTTCGGCCTGGGCGGCCTGGTGCTCACGCACCCGCTGCGCCTCGGTGTGGGCCCGCTCGGTGGCGATGTCCTTGATCCTGCCGTCGACCGCGCGGCCGCCGACCTTGACGCTGTCCCGGGCCAGCCCCAGGCCCTCGGTGCCGACCTTGGCGACCGAGGAGGTGGTGGTGGCCACGGCCCCGGCGATCTGTCCGGCCGCTCCGGCGACCGTGCCCACCGTGCTGACCGTCGCGGCGACGGTGTTCACGCTGGCGGCCAGCAGGTTGATCGAGGCGGTCAGGGCTCCGGAGCCGCCGCCCACCCGGCGCGCGGGGACCGTGGGTGCGGCAGGAAGCACCTTGCCGGTCTTGGCGGCAGTGGCCGCAGCGCCCTTGGCCAGCGCTCCGCCCTTCGCGCCTCCCTTGGGCTCCGCCATTGAGTTCTTGGCGATGACCGTCTTGATCGTGACGGCCTTGCCGTCCCGGCCGCGGACGGAGAGCTGGACCTTGCCCTCGTCGGCGAAGCGGACCCGGTTGACGACGTCGGCCGGGATGTGGGGGCTGGTGAACTGGTGGCCGGAGCGGCACTTGATGGTGGCCTGCTCGTCGGTGTGCTTCCTGGGGTAGAGCAGCTGGTGGTTGGTGGTGCCGCCGCACCTGGGGCAGGCGATCACCTGTCCGTTGGCGGTGATCGGCCCCGCGGTGGCCATCGCCTTCCTCGCGAAGAAGGGCACGTCGTAGTCCTCTCTGGTCGAGCTGGTGGTGCGGGCCGTGCTGCCAGTCGGCCTCGGCGGCCGCCGCATCCCCGCCGCGCGGGCGGGGTCGGCGGCCACCGAGACCGGTCGGCTACTGGTTGTTGATCATCTTCTTGACCTTCATGCGCACCTTGCCGTTGAACACGTTCTGCGGAGCCGGGGCCGGGGCCAGGGCGGGCAGCTGCCCGGCGCCGCCCAGCGCGGCACCGCCCGCCCGGGTGGCGCCGACCACCAGCGCCGCCACGAGCACGACAACACCCGCACCGGTCACGGCCTGGCCGATCATCGCGACCGCCTCACCGACCGCGGCGACCAGCGACCCCACCCCCCACGCGGCGACGCCGCCGCCAGCCAGCAGCACGCCGCCCGCGGCGCTGCGCATCACCAGCGGGTCGCCGGTGGGCCGGTAGGTGACGCGCGAGGGCTCCAGGCCGGCGGCGGGGACGGCGTAGCCGGTGACCTGCTGGCCGTTCGGCAGGATCAGGGTCTGCACCTGTGCGCCGGCCGGAATCGGCATCGGAGCGGGAGCCTGAGCCGGGTAGTGGGCGGGCGGGGGAGGGGAGGGGAGGTAGGCGACGAAGGGGTCGGCGGCCGCGATGTGCGGGGAGAGCGCAGCTGCCAGGCGCGGGTGGCGGGCGAGGATCTCGGCGTGGTCGAGCGCCGCCGTGCGCCCGGCGGCGATGTCGGCCAGGAGGGCGCCGATCTGTCCGGCCGTGGCCGGGTGGCCGGTGGTGGTGGGCTGCGGCAGGTAGTCGGCTGGGGTCTGGGTCTGGTTCCACATGATCGACGGTGCTTCCTCTCAGCAGGTGGTTTGTGGTGGTTCGTGACCCGGTACGGGCCCGGTACGGGCCGGGAAAGCGCAGGTCAGGGACCGGTATGCCCCCGGTACGAAGATCCGGGAGCCGGTACGCCGTCCCGCCCCAGTGGGAGCCGTACCGGGTGCGTCCCGGTCGCTGACCTGCGGGTTTGTGCGGCGTACCGGACCCCGTACCGGGTACATACCTACGCAATCCCGGCAGCGGCCTTGATGTCGGCGAGGTAGTAGCCGTTCGCCCGCACCGGCTTCTGCCAGCCCCGGGTGGAGAGCGAGCGGCCCGTCCCGTCGAGGTGTGCGGCGATCTTCTGGCTCAGCGCCTTGCCGCCCCGGGTGACGTACAGGCCGGCGGCCGCGGCCTGGTCGTCCTCGCCCTCCGGCTCGGCGTCGAACGCGGCCGGGCCCCACGACGGCTCGTCGGCCTCGGCGAGCAGCGCGAGCAGCTCGCCGGTGGCCATCCGCTCCGGGTTCCGCTTGTGCTCGAACGCCGCCAGCATCAGGCCGAGAATCCCCAGACCACCGGCCGGAATGCCGGGACGGCCCGACCCGGTCGGGCCGCCGGCCACCGAGGACTCCCCTGTGCGCTCCAGCATGAACTCCTCGATCCGGTCCCGGAACTGACCGGGAGCCCGATTCGCGGCGGTGCGCAGCACCATCGCCAGGTCGATGATCGGCAGCGCCCCGTCGAACTTCTCGTCTTCGATGAAGCACGACCTGGCCCGCTCGCCCTTGGCACCGTCGAAGTTGGTGATCATCTGGCCGCCCATCCCGTCGGGGATGTCGTGCGCCCGCAGCCCGTTGCCCGTCGCGCCGTCGCCCAGAATGGCGTTGGTCTGCGCGGCCGTCTTGGTACGGGTGGCGATAGCCACACCGGCGTTGTTGCGGAACTTGCGCGGAATGGTGTCGGAATCCGGGTCCTGGGTGGAGACCAGGATCACGATGTTCAGCGCCGCCGCCCACCCGGCCAGGTCCTCCAGCATCGACACGACCCTCGGCAGCTTCCCGCC
Protein-coding sequences here:
- a CDS encoding ParB/RepB/Spo0J family partition protein — protein: MPPKTKIYRTPLNQPTPTEATKPKPVASIKVITSLKGVSSAKDSLYQDGVRPGDTVELDLDTLCPSPFNRREMKGVEELAASIEQVGLIHNISFIPADVWLAEYPDTKDKITTPNVLLVGEHRWRAFQLLERKSIPAVLRSDQVGEARLIILIENVRRSQLSILEEAEIYRELQDSGKSLAQIAKEVGETAKGALSKGTVSKRLKLLSLDPQLLDALREGKLRTSAAEHLADLSTPAQQKAALALVLSGMNAIEACNTILTAPQAEEPVDAAEGVEPAVEPAAGDSTEGQIPAQPSGSGAPARSTEPKAAKTSKAPAGGKSSAVAGLVSSRSRAEEVMERERREASADRDAACQRLVENLDVMAAESQDDLLRVFAVAALLPPQQAPAQQRAFRWLQALGRNNGHANAAAFFDAVGKSPDEKEVRAAAFASALAACELRTAGRRQTWGPREVGHVQFLIDVAQYKPETAWELRQVGLSAGGVQ
- a CDS encoding ParA family protein, producing the protein MKALPRKITDKGFRPDGRNWPLIVSFMIDCGGSTKSSTGTALAVEAARRGYRGLYLDLDANRSGSRVLGYDDTALEGRPTVADLVVGKATLDEVAVPARVRIGPGYKENAFETIPNLRLLPASRDLSGADTTIAVGSYGDWFVNLMHNYEGDDEVLWADFPAKYGKLPYSVARMMDESDALIPSVRADPKDLKLVPDLFTELEDIRAKNAGNRFVPGRPTVSHMVLTSTPTASYTEALPQRAIDLAENLYGHLLLPYVRYSAEAKKIYESDCPIEYLAPHSYPAEDYRKIVTALGFERRPAA
- a CDS encoding GGDEF domain-containing protein produces the protein MTAPADLLDRARHHLDIHSRALASLGGDDRASVARLVHQDLADLLPVLQELLEDREQLAAKLHTARRDPVTGLATRAGWTEFAERLVAEGPTTVFLCDLDEFKAVNDTYGHAAGDAVLAATAQRLAGWCGPRGGAGRLGGDEFVVAVPYTGEDLDGRVAELRQILAQPVEYRGRLLPIGASVGAAKTVTAEKHALSGILGKADAAMYRAKGRGRRGRRPSLPRRITLALRELLRLAA